One segment of Mycolicibacterium baixiangningiae DNA contains the following:
- a CDS encoding DoxX family protein, translating into MLIRRIARPMLSAVFIGRGVEALRSPKPAADAARPTLENLSKLPDPVGTNVPSNAETVARITAGVQIGGGLLLASGKLPRLASAALAFSVVPGSLGGHTFWNETDPARKAEERRAFLTDVSLIGGLIIAAVDTEGKPSLGWRGRRAARKVTAALPVGAAAGGSLTDSEFAEKLGHGLQVGAERGRELASVAGKRGAEFAEVARERGAEFAEVASKRGAELAEVASKRSAELAEVASKRSAELADVAGKRGAVLAEVARERGSEWAELARDRAPELADVAKGRSAELAELAREQAAVLAETTRSQAKLTKKQAKRRLK; encoded by the coding sequence ATGCTGATCCGACGTATCGCGCGACCCATGTTGTCTGCTGTGTTCATCGGGCGCGGAGTGGAGGCGCTTCGGAGCCCCAAACCGGCTGCCGATGCCGCCAGGCCGACGCTCGAAAACCTGAGCAAACTGCCTGACCCGGTGGGAACCAATGTGCCGTCCAACGCCGAGACGGTCGCCCGCATCACCGCGGGCGTTCAGATCGGTGGTGGGTTGCTGCTGGCCTCCGGCAAGCTGCCCCGCCTCGCGTCCGCGGCGCTGGCGTTCAGTGTGGTGCCGGGCAGCCTGGGCGGTCACACCTTCTGGAACGAGACCGACCCCGCCCGCAAAGCCGAAGAGCGCCGCGCCTTCCTCACCGACGTGAGCCTGATCGGCGGCCTGATCATCGCCGCGGTCGACACCGAAGGCAAACCCTCTCTCGGCTGGCGTGGCCGCCGCGCCGCCCGCAAGGTGACCGCAGCCCTGCCCGTCGGCGCGGCCGCCGGCGGCTCGCTGACCGACAGTGAATTCGCCGAGAAACTCGGGCACGGCCTGCAGGTCGGCGCCGAGCGCGGCCGCGAGTTGGCCAGTGTGGCCGGCAAGCGCGGCGCGGAGTTCGCCGAAGTCGCCCGCGAGCGGGGTGCGGAGTTCGCCGAGGTCGCCTCCAAGCGCGGTGCCGAACTGGCGGAAGTGGCCAGCAAGCGCAGTGCCGAGCTGGCGGAAGTCGCGAGCAAGCGCAGCGCCGAACTGGCCGACGTGGCCGGCAAGCGCGGCGCGGTGCTCGCCGAAGTCGCCCGCGAGCGCGGGTCGGAGTGGGCCGAGCTGGCACGGGATCGCGCGCCCGAACTCGCCGATGTCGCCAAAGGGCGCAGCGCCGAACTCGCGGAACTCGCGCGTGAACAGGCCGCCGTTCTGGCCGAGACCACCCGCAGTCAGGCCAAGCTGACCAAGAAGCAGGCCAAGCGCCGCCTGAAGTAA
- a CDS encoding RDD family protein, whose translation MTTGDYPPQPGQPPYGEPPYGQPQYGQPQYGQPQYGQPQYGQPQYGGGYPPPMGGQVPGSLGMRFLARLIDGLIVGIVGGLLIALTDSMSNVWITGLFTGALSFLYFVAFEVTQGWTPGKKLLGMSVHGPGGAPKPSASQSAIRNLFTLLPIIPFIGGLLGVIAIVVIAVTINGSPTKQGKHDEMAGGTQVVKG comes from the coding sequence ATGACAACCGGTGACTATCCCCCCCAGCCGGGCCAGCCCCCGTACGGCGAACCTCCCTACGGGCAGCCCCAGTACGGGCAACCGCAATACGGTCAGCCGCAGTACGGTCAGCCGCAATACGGGCAACCGCAATACGGCGGCGGTTACCCGCCTCCCATGGGAGGGCAGGTTCCGGGCAGCCTGGGGATGCGCTTCCTGGCCCGATTGATCGACGGCCTCATCGTCGGCATCGTCGGCGGTCTGCTCATCGCGTTGACCGATTCGATGTCCAACGTGTGGATCACCGGATTGTTCACCGGCGCGCTGTCTTTCCTGTACTTCGTCGCGTTCGAGGTGACGCAGGGCTGGACCCCGGGCAAGAAGCTGCTGGGGATGAGCGTGCACGGCCCCGGCGGCGCCCCGAAGCCGTCGGCGTCCCAGTCGGCGATCCGTAACCTGTTCACCCTGCTCCCGATCATCCCGTTCATCGGTGGACTGCTCGGCGTCATCGCCATCGTGGTGATCGCGGTGACGATCAACGGCAGCCCGACCAAACAGGGCAAACACGACGAGATGGCCGGCGGCACCCAGGTGGTCAAGGGCTGA
- a CDS encoding acyl-CoA dehydrogenase family protein: protein MEPTFSLDLPEDVVSVRDWVHEFARDVVRPAAEEWDEREETPWPIIEEAAKVGLYTPELFAQMAGESSGIGLITVFEELFWGDAGIALSILATGLAAAALASNGTPQQIGDWLPAMFGTPGDTKVAAFCSSEPGAGSDVGAVRTRAVYDEAADEWVLNGTKTWATNGGIANVHVVVASVYPDLGTRGQASFIVPPGTRGLSQGQKFKKHGIRASHTAEVVLDNVRLPGELILGGREKFEQRMARAKEGERTASQAAMATFERTRPFVGAMALGVARAAYEYALDYACQREQFGRKIGEFQAVAFKLADMKSRIDATRMLVWRAGWMHRNNKPFTSAEGSMAKLYASETAVYVTDEAIQILGGNGYTRDYPVERMHRDAKIFTIFEGTSEIQRLVIGRALTGLPIR from the coding sequence ATGGAGCCCACTTTCTCGCTCGACCTTCCCGAGGACGTCGTGTCGGTGCGCGACTGGGTGCACGAGTTCGCCCGCGACGTGGTGCGGCCCGCGGCCGAAGAGTGGGACGAGCGGGAGGAGACTCCGTGGCCGATCATCGAGGAGGCCGCGAAGGTCGGTCTCTACACCCCGGAACTGTTCGCGCAGATGGCGGGGGAGAGCAGCGGCATCGGACTGATCACCGTGTTCGAGGAGCTGTTCTGGGGTGACGCGGGCATCGCGCTGTCGATCCTGGCCACCGGGCTGGCCGCGGCGGCTCTCGCGTCCAACGGCACGCCGCAGCAGATCGGTGACTGGCTGCCCGCCATGTTCGGCACACCCGGTGACACCAAGGTCGCCGCGTTCTGTTCGTCGGAACCGGGCGCCGGCTCGGACGTCGGCGCGGTGCGCACGCGCGCGGTCTACGACGAAGCCGCCGACGAGTGGGTGCTCAACGGGACGAAGACGTGGGCGACCAACGGCGGGATCGCGAACGTGCACGTCGTGGTCGCCTCGGTGTATCCGGATCTCGGCACCCGCGGGCAGGCCAGCTTCATCGTCCCGCCCGGGACGCGAGGGCTGTCGCAGGGCCAGAAGTTCAAGAAGCACGGCATCCGGGCCTCGCACACCGCCGAGGTGGTGCTGGACAACGTCCGCCTCCCCGGCGAGCTGATTCTCGGGGGACGGGAGAAGTTCGAGCAGCGGATGGCGCGGGCCAAGGAGGGGGAGCGGACGGCGAGCCAGGCGGCGATGGCGACTTTCGAGCGAACCCGTCCGTTCGTGGGCGCGATGGCGCTCGGGGTGGCCCGGGCCGCCTACGAGTACGCACTCGACTACGCCTGCCAGCGCGAGCAGTTCGGCCGCAAGATCGGTGAATTCCAGGCGGTCGCCTTCAAGCTCGCGGACATGAAGTCGCGCATCGACGCCACCCGGATGCTGGTGTGGCGGGCCGGCTGGATGCACCGCAACAACAAGCCCTTCACCTCGGCAGAGGGTTCCATGGCCAAGCTGTACGCCAGCGAAACCGCCGTCTACGTCACCGACGAGGCCATCCAGATCCTCGGCGGCAACGGCTACACCCGCGACTATCCGGTCGAGCGGATGCATCGTGACGCGAAGATCTTCACGATCTTCGAGGGCACCAGTGAAATCCAGCGCCTCGTCATCGGGCGTGCGTTGACCGGGCTGCCGATTCGCTAG
- the eltD gene encoding erythritol/L-threitol dehyrogenase, with product MPDQMPEKMQAVVCHGPRDYRLEEVAVPQRGPGEALIRVEAVGICASDLKCYHGAAKFWGDENRPAWAETMVIPGHEFVGTVVELDDDAAQRWGITVGDRVVSEQIVPCWECRFCKRGQYHMCQPHDLYGFKRRTPGAMASYMVYPAEALVHKVSKDIKPQHAAFAEPLSCSLHAVERAQITFEDTVVVAGCGPIGLGMIAGARAKNPMRVIALDMAPEKLKLAEKCGADLTINIAEQDAEKIVKDLTEGYGADVYLEGTGHTSAVPQGLNLLRKLGRYVEYGVFGSDVTVDWSIISDDKELDVLGAHLGPYCWPAAIKMIESGVLPMDDICTHQLPLTEFQKGLDLVASGQESVKVSLIPA from the coding sequence ATGCCCGATCAGATGCCGGAGAAGATGCAGGCCGTGGTCTGCCACGGACCGCGCGACTACCGACTCGAGGAGGTCGCCGTCCCGCAGCGCGGACCCGGCGAAGCGCTGATCCGGGTCGAAGCGGTCGGCATCTGCGCGAGCGATCTGAAGTGCTACCACGGTGCGGCGAAGTTCTGGGGCGACGAGAACCGGCCGGCGTGGGCCGAGACCATGGTCATCCCCGGTCACGAATTCGTCGGCACGGTGGTCGAACTCGATGACGACGCGGCACAGCGGTGGGGGATCACGGTCGGCGACCGGGTGGTCTCTGAGCAGATTGTGCCGTGTTGGGAGTGCCGCTTCTGTAAGCGCGGGCAGTACCACATGTGTCAGCCCCATGATCTCTACGGCTTCAAGCGCCGGACGCCGGGAGCCATGGCCAGTTACATGGTCTATCCGGCAGAAGCGCTGGTGCACAAGGTATCCAAGGACATCAAGCCGCAGCATGCGGCGTTCGCCGAACCGCTGTCCTGCTCACTGCATGCGGTCGAACGCGCCCAGATCACGTTCGAGGACACCGTCGTCGTCGCCGGCTGCGGGCCGATCGGGCTCGGCATGATCGCCGGCGCCCGCGCCAAGAACCCGATGCGCGTGATCGCCCTCGACATGGCGCCCGAGAAGCTGAAGCTCGCCGAGAAGTGCGGTGCCGACCTCACGATCAACATCGCCGAACAGGACGCCGAGAAGATCGTCAAGGACCTCACCGAGGGGTACGGCGCGGACGTGTACCTCGAGGGCACGGGCCACACGTCGGCGGTGCCGCAGGGGTTGAACCTGTTACGCAAACTCGGCCGCTACGTCGAGTACGGGGTCTTCGGCAGCGATGTGACCGTCGACTGGAGCATCATCAGCGACGACAAGGAACTCGATGTCCTCGGCGCCCATCTCGGACCGTACTGCTGGCCCGCCGCGATCAAGATGATCGAATCCGGCGTCCTGCCCATGGACGACATCTGCACCCATCAGCTGCCTCTCACCGAGTTCCAGAAGGGGCTCGATCTGGTGGCGAGCGGTCAAGAGTCGGTCAAGGTCTCGCTGATCCCCGCCTGA
- a CDS encoding acyl-CoA thioesterase domain-containing protein, translating into MSEQPVHFEPTADGAFLPTRFAQSHWGEDHLNGPAIVGLAAVVLEQEYGREEFLPSRLTVDLFKAARGVPTTVKTNLVRDGRRVRNSECELVQDGVTVAHATLVQYRRAEAPRGTEWTPPGEFAVPTEVDPSRAIHVSSDGQGWTNEIADHQNAARKRTWGRSIQVVAGTDNSAFVRAAVIAEGTSLVTNLGTAGVGYINGDLTVALVRLPVDDWIGVQAETHWAADGISVGTSTLYDRAGAFGSGMVTAVSNAAVQVDFGNDPFPSRTH; encoded by the coding sequence ATGAGCGAGCAACCCGTCCACTTCGAACCGACCGCCGACGGCGCATTCCTGCCGACGCGCTTCGCCCAGAGCCACTGGGGTGAGGATCACCTCAACGGGCCCGCGATCGTGGGCCTGGCGGCCGTGGTGCTCGAGCAGGAGTACGGCCGTGAGGAATTCCTTCCCTCCCGTCTCACGGTGGACCTGTTCAAGGCGGCGCGCGGTGTGCCGACGACGGTGAAGACGAACCTGGTGCGCGACGGCAGGCGGGTCCGCAACTCCGAATGTGAACTGGTGCAGGACGGTGTCACCGTCGCGCACGCCACACTCGTGCAATACCGGCGGGCGGAGGCGCCGCGGGGCACCGAATGGACTCCGCCCGGTGAGTTCGCTGTCCCAACCGAGGTCGATCCCTCGCGGGCGATCCACGTGAGCAGTGACGGGCAGGGCTGGACGAACGAGATCGCCGACCACCAGAATGCCGCGCGCAAGCGCACCTGGGGCCGTTCGATCCAGGTGGTCGCGGGTACCGACAACTCGGCGTTCGTCCGGGCCGCGGTGATCGCCGAGGGCACCAGCCTCGTCACCAACCTCGGCACGGCGGGCGTCGGCTACATCAACGGGGATCTGACGGTCGCGCTGGTCCGCCTGCCCGTCGACGACTGGATCGGTGTGCAGGCGGAGACGCACTGGGCGGCCGACGGGATCTCCGTGGGCACCTCGACGCTGTACGACCGGGCGGGCGCGTTCGGTTCGGGGATGGTGACCGCCGTCAGCAACGCGGCCGTGCAGGTCGATTTCGGGAACGACCCCTTTCCCTCCAGGACGCACTGA
- the xylB gene encoding xylulokinase, with amino-acid sequence MALVAGIDSSTQSCKVLVCDGDTGEIVRSATAPHPAGTEVDPQAWWAALQAAVTAAGGLDDVAAVSVGAQQHGMVCLDSSGAVVRNALLWNDTRSAAAAADLVGELGGPGAWADRIGVVPVAAITAAKLRWLADTEPDHADATAAVCLPHDWLTWRLSGSGDIGDLRTDRSDASGTGYFSAQSGEYQHDLLELAMRGRRPALPPVLGPQDVAGRTASGAPLGPGAGDNAAAALGLGARPGDCVVSLGTSGVVSAVATTAPHDPDGLVAGFADATGRHLPLVCTLNGAPVLAATAGMLRVEFDELDRLALLAPAGAQGLTLVPYFDGERSPNLPDATGALHGVTTRNLTQSNVARAAVEGLLASMAYCIDKISAQGVDVVRIILVGGGARSEAVRRIAPAVLGRPVHVPTPAEYVALGAARQAAWLLGGHDEPPGWSFGVTATYEADATPHVNEQYTAARRLTLGQ; translated from the coding sequence GTGGCACTGGTCGCCGGTATCGATTCGTCGACCCAGTCGTGCAAGGTCCTGGTGTGCGACGGGGACACCGGTGAGATCGTCCGGTCGGCGACCGCGCCGCATCCCGCGGGCACGGAGGTCGACCCCCAGGCATGGTGGGCGGCCCTGCAGGCCGCCGTCACCGCGGCCGGTGGTCTCGACGACGTCGCGGCCGTGTCGGTGGGAGCGCAGCAGCACGGCATGGTCTGTCTGGACTCCTCGGGTGCCGTCGTGCGAAATGCGTTGCTGTGGAACGACACCCGGTCTGCCGCCGCGGCCGCCGACCTGGTCGGCGAACTCGGCGGTCCCGGCGCGTGGGCGGATCGCATCGGTGTCGTGCCGGTCGCCGCGATCACCGCCGCCAAACTGCGCTGGCTGGCCGACACCGAACCGGACCACGCCGATGCGACCGCGGCGGTATGCCTGCCTCACGATTGGCTGACCTGGCGATTGTCCGGGTCCGGCGACATCGGCGATCTGCGCACCGATCGCAGTGACGCGAGCGGCACCGGATACTTCTCCGCGCAGAGCGGTGAGTACCAGCACGATCTGCTCGAGCTGGCGATGCGGGGCCGCCGACCGGCGCTGCCCCCGGTGCTGGGCCCGCAAGACGTCGCCGGCCGGACGGCCTCCGGCGCACCCCTGGGCCCCGGCGCCGGTGACAATGCGGCCGCCGCACTCGGGCTGGGTGCGCGACCGGGGGACTGTGTGGTCTCGCTGGGCACCTCCGGCGTCGTCAGCGCGGTGGCCACCACCGCGCCGCACGACCCCGACGGCCTCGTCGCCGGATTCGCCGACGCGACCGGACGTCACCTTCCGCTGGTGTGCACTCTCAACGGGGCGCCGGTGCTGGCGGCCACGGCCGGCATGCTGCGCGTGGAATTCGACGAACTCGACCGCCTCGCGCTGTTGGCTCCCGCCGGAGCCCAGGGCCTCACCCTGGTGCCGTACTTCGACGGGGAGCGTTCGCCGAACCTGCCCGACGCGACCGGCGCGCTGCACGGCGTGACCACGCGAAACCTCACCCAGTCCAACGTGGCACGCGCCGCGGTGGAGGGTCTGCTCGCCTCGATGGCCTACTGCATCGACAAGATCTCCGCGCAGGGCGTCGACGTCGTCCGGATCATCCTGGTCGGCGGTGGGGCCCGCTCCGAAGCGGTGCGTCGCATCGCCCCGGCTGTTCTGGGCCGTCCCGTGCACGTCCCGACTCCGGCCGAGTACGTGGCACTCGGTGCCGCCCGCCAGGCCGCATGGCTGCTCGGTGGTCACGACGAGCCCCCCGGGTGGTCTTTCGGCGTGACGGCGACCTACGAGGCCGACGCGACCCCACACGTCAACGAGCAGTACACCGCGGCGCGGAGGTTGACGCTGGGTCAGTGA
- a CDS encoding FGGY-family carbohydrate kinase — translation MDLLLGIDIGTGSTKGVLVDVTGSVIASETSAHAMSLPRPGWVEADAEALWWREVCQLSTALMAQVPAGGVVAGMCVSGVGPCLVLCDDQLRPLRPAILYGIDTRATAEIDSLTEEFGEANILERAGTLLSSQAVGPKLEWVRRHEPEVFDRATGWYGSNSFIAAKLTGEYIIDHHTASQCDPLYATRRFDWNHDWARRLCGHLPLPRLVWPSEVVGTVTAEAAAATGVPVGTPVSAGTIDAYSEAFSVGVRQPGDQMLMYGSTMFLVQIIDEYHSDPTLWTTTGVEHGTLALAAGTSTAGSLIGWLQATTGGASFDELMAEASAVPPGAEGLLMLPYLAGERTPVFDPQARGVVAGLTLRHGRGHLFRAAYEGISFGIRQILERFDDAHSATRTVAVGGGLRSPVWAQALSDITGRPQLVPEQAIGASYGDALLAAIGTGLVEPDTDWTRVAYEIQPDPQRRELYDDLYDTWCGLYPATREQVHRLSAFDPD, via the coding sequence GTGGATCTGCTGCTCGGTATCGACATCGGGACGGGGAGCACCAAGGGCGTACTCGTCGACGTGACCGGATCGGTGATCGCCTCGGAGACCAGCGCCCACGCGATGAGCCTGCCGCGCCCCGGCTGGGTGGAGGCCGACGCCGAAGCCCTCTGGTGGCGGGAGGTCTGCCAGCTCAGCACCGCCCTCATGGCGCAGGTGCCCGCAGGCGGTGTGGTCGCCGGGATGTGTGTCAGCGGGGTGGGCCCGTGCCTGGTGCTGTGTGACGATCAGCTACGTCCGCTGAGGCCGGCGATCCTGTACGGGATCGATACCCGCGCGACGGCCGAAATCGATTCTCTCACCGAGGAATTCGGCGAGGCGAACATCTTGGAGCGGGCGGGAACCCTGCTGTCCAGTCAAGCCGTCGGCCCGAAGCTGGAATGGGTGCGCCGCCATGAACCGGAGGTGTTCGACCGGGCGACGGGGTGGTACGGGTCGAACTCGTTCATCGCCGCCAAGCTGACCGGCGAATACATCATCGACCATCACACCGCCAGCCAGTGTGATCCGCTCTATGCCACCCGCCGTTTCGACTGGAACCACGACTGGGCGCGGCGCCTCTGCGGTCATCTGCCGTTGCCCCGGCTGGTGTGGCCGAGCGAGGTGGTGGGCACCGTCACCGCCGAGGCGGCCGCCGCCACAGGCGTTCCCGTCGGCACCCCGGTGTCGGCGGGCACCATCGACGCGTACTCGGAGGCGTTCTCGGTCGGGGTGCGCCAACCCGGCGATCAGATGCTGATGTACGGCTCCACCATGTTCCTCGTCCAGATCATCGACGAGTACCACAGTGATCCCACGCTGTGGACCACCACCGGTGTCGAACACGGCACCCTGGCGCTGGCCGCCGGGACGTCCACGGCGGGCAGCCTGATCGGCTGGCTCCAGGCGACCACCGGGGGCGCCTCATTCGACGAGCTGATGGCCGAGGCGTCGGCCGTGCCGCCCGGGGCGGAGGGCCTGCTGATGCTGCCCTACCTCGCGGGGGAGCGCACACCGGTGTTCGACCCCCAGGCGCGCGGGGTGGTGGCGGGGCTGACGCTGCGCCACGGCCGCGGGCACCTCTTTCGTGCGGCGTACGAAGGGATCTCGTTCGGTATCCGCCAGATCCTCGAACGGTTCGACGACGCGCACTCGGCGACCAGGACGGTCGCCGTCGGTGGCGGGTTGCGCAGCCCGGTGTGGGCGCAGGCGCTCAGCGACATCACCGGCCGCCCGCAACTCGTCCCCGAGCAGGCGATCGGCGCCAGCTACGGCGACGCCCTGCTCGCCGCGATCGGGACGGGCCTGGTCGAACCCGACACGGACTGGACGCGAGTGGCTTACGAGATCCAGCCCGACCCGCAGCGGCGCGAACTCTACGACGACCTCTACGACACCTGGTGCGGGCTGTATCCGGCGACGCGCGAGCAGGTTCACCGGCTGTCGGCCTTCGACCCCGACTGA
- a CDS encoding GntP family permease — protein sequence MTAALTFLAVDTELPEPVAGGPQLVLAALAGIAVIVLLITIAKLHPFLALIFGAITVGVVAGVNIGDGLDSFADGFGSTAAGVGILIALGAMFAKLLADSGGADEIVDTIVGHASPRSLPWAMALVGAIIGLPMFFEIGLVLLMPVIYLVARRSGLSLITVGIPALAGLSAMHGLVPPHPGPLTAIDLLGADLGITLALGVAVAIPTTIVAGPLFGKLAGRWVVLDVPDRFDADDFASGAKGSAAHTPAAGTSDPQRDAPGAANPAVSTTGTLAQRRRPSFGITLFSVLLPVALMMGKALVDIFIDDESNLLRQTFDVLGRPLMALLIAVVVGIFTLGRGAGMTRDQIVKCIESSLPPVAGIILIVAAGGGFKQVLVDTGIGTKLAEWATAANVSVILLAWVLAVLIRLATGSATVATITASSLMLGLIEGLSSGEVSLIVLAVGAGSLFFSHVNDAGFWLVKEFFGMSVGQTIKTWSLMETVLSVTGLVFVLLLGIFI from the coding sequence ATGACCGCGGCACTGACTTTCCTGGCGGTAGACACCGAGTTGCCCGAACCCGTCGCCGGTGGTCCACAACTGGTGTTGGCGGCCCTGGCCGGCATCGCGGTCATCGTCCTGTTGATCACCATCGCCAAACTGCACCCGTTCCTGGCCCTGATCTTCGGTGCGATCACGGTCGGCGTGGTGGCCGGGGTGAACATCGGCGACGGCCTGGATTCGTTCGCGGACGGATTCGGCAGCACGGCTGCGGGTGTCGGCATCCTGATCGCACTCGGCGCGATGTTCGCCAAGCTGCTCGCCGATTCCGGCGGGGCCGACGAGATCGTCGACACCATCGTCGGACACGCCTCGCCACGGTCGCTGCCGTGGGCGATGGCCCTCGTGGGCGCCATCATCGGACTCCCGATGTTCTTCGAGATCGGGCTCGTTCTGTTGATGCCGGTCATCTACCTGGTCGCGCGCCGGTCAGGGCTCTCGCTGATCACCGTCGGCATCCCCGCACTGGCCGGCCTGTCGGCCATGCACGGACTCGTTCCGCCGCACCCCGGGCCGCTCACCGCGATCGACCTCCTGGGAGCCGACCTCGGCATCACGCTGGCCCTCGGCGTCGCGGTCGCGATCCCCACGACCATCGTCGCCGGGCCACTGTTCGGCAAACTCGCCGGACGCTGGGTGGTGCTCGATGTGCCCGATCGCTTCGACGCCGACGATTTCGCTTCCGGTGCAAAGGGTTCGGCGGCACATACGCCTGCGGCCGGGACGTCCGATCCGCAACGCGATGCGCCGGGTGCCGCGAACCCGGCGGTCTCCACGACGGGCACACTGGCGCAGCGCCGCAGGCCCTCGTTCGGCATCACGCTGTTCAGTGTGCTGCTGCCCGTCGCCCTGATGATGGGCAAGGCGTTGGTCGACATCTTCATCGACGACGAGTCCAATCTGCTGCGTCAGACCTTCGACGTGCTGGGCCGCCCGCTCATGGCGCTGCTGATCGCCGTCGTGGTCGGCATCTTCACGCTCGGCAGGGGCGCGGGGATGACCCGCGATCAGATCGTCAAGTGCATCGAATCCTCGCTGCCTCCCGTCGCCGGGATCATCCTCATCGTCGCCGCCGGCGGCGGTTTCAAGCAGGTGCTCGTCGACACCGGCATCGGTACCAAGCTCGCCGAATGGGCCACCGCCGCAAACGTTTCGGTGATCCTGCTGGCATGGGTGCTGGCGGTGCTGATCCGGCTCGCCACCGGTTCTGCGACGGTCGCCACCATCACCGCATCGTCGCTCATGCTGGGGCTGATCGAGGGTTTGAGCAGCGGGGAGGTGTCCTTGATAGTACTGGCCGTCGGTGCGGGCTCGCTGTTCTTCAGCCACGTCAACGACGCCGGCTTCTGGCTCGTCAAGGAGTTCTTCGGGATGTCGGTCGGCCAGACCATCAAGACGTGGTCGCTCATGGAGACGGTGCTCTCGGTCACCGGGTTGGTGTTCGTGCTGCTGCTCGGCATCTTCATATGA
- a CDS encoding sugar-binding transcriptional regulator — protein MPRSAQPSSPPGVDGPASDADAGHFPASLLYAAAKLYYTEDATQAEVATQLGTSRATVSRLLAEAKRRGIVRIEVVPPAEVTSGDLGDRLARALSLTTVFLSHPLPNPGPGRGIVDVMGAALAPAVGRALSGAGLLPGDVLLVSSGRTVYEVAQYDLVPLPGVLVAPTVGGNDQPEEWYQTNEITRRVANRVNGRPNYLFAPALPGPELYPSLLNDPSIQRVLHLWPHARCALMGVGAPPLMRSDIPQFVPTGSSSLRAAVGDVCSRFYDRDGNEVEFEGSGRLIAVELEALRHVPVTIAVAVGDDKVSSIIAGARGGYFNQLVTDPVTAAAVLETVEGADG, from the coding sequence GTGCCCCGGTCTGCACAGCCCTCATCCCCGCCCGGCGTCGACGGTCCCGCGTCCGACGCCGACGCCGGCCACTTCCCCGCTTCGCTGCTCTATGCCGCGGCGAAGCTCTACTACACCGAGGACGCCACGCAGGCCGAGGTGGCGACGCAACTCGGCACCAGCCGTGCGACCGTGAGTCGCCTTCTCGCCGAGGCCAAGCGCCGCGGCATCGTGCGCATCGAAGTGGTGCCGCCGGCCGAGGTCACCTCCGGGGATCTGGGCGACCGGCTGGCGCGCGCGCTTTCGCTGACCACCGTCTTCCTCAGCCACCCGCTGCCCAACCCGGGACCGGGGCGCGGCATCGTCGACGTGATGGGTGCCGCGCTGGCACCGGCAGTCGGGAGGGCGCTGTCCGGTGCCGGCCTGCTACCCGGTGACGTGTTGCTGGTGTCGTCCGGGCGCACGGTCTACGAGGTCGCGCAGTACGACCTCGTGCCGCTGCCCGGCGTGCTGGTGGCACCGACCGTCGGCGGTAACGACCAGCCCGAGGAGTGGTACCAGACCAACGAGATCACCCGCCGGGTCGCCAACCGGGTCAACGGCAGACCCAACTACCTGTTCGCCCCGGCGCTACCCGGCCCGGAACTGTATCCGTCGCTGCTCAACGACCCGAGCATCCAACGGGTGCTGCACCTGTGGCCGCATGCCCGCTGTGCGCTGATGGGTGTCGGGGCGCCACCGCTGATGCGGTCGGACATCCCGCAGTTCGTCCCGACCGGGTCGAGTTCGTTGCGCGCGGCGGTCGGTGACGTGTGCTCGCGCTTCTACGACCGGGACGGCAACGAAGTCGAATTCGAGGGCAGCGGCCGCCTGATCGCCGTGGAACTGGAGGCCCTGCGGCACGTTCCCGTGACGATCGCTGTGGCGGTGGGCGATGACAAGGTGTCCTCGATCATCGCCGGCGCGCGCGGCGGCTATTTCAACCAGTTGGTCACCGATCCGGTGACCGCAGCGGCCGTCCTGGAGACCGTCGAGGGCGCCGACGGCTGA
- a CDS encoding gluconokinase, which produces MGSPIVVMGVSGSGKSTVGAALGQRLRVPFADADDFHPPANIAKMTTGQPLDDDDRYPWLEAIGEWLAAHSDGGVMSCSALKRRYRDQLRRHCPGVEFIHLSGTQEVIGRRQASRPGHFMPATLLASQFATLEPLTDDERGLTIDVAKDIDSIIETYVMSTASRPIEQENR; this is translated from the coding sequence ATGGGATCACCGATCGTGGTCATGGGCGTGTCGGGCTCGGGTAAGTCCACCGTGGGCGCGGCGCTGGGACAGCGGCTACGGGTGCCGTTCGCCGATGCCGACGACTTCCACCCACCGGCCAACATCGCGAAGATGACTACGGGACAACCACTCGACGACGACGACCGCTACCCGTGGCTGGAAGCGATCGGAGAGTGGCTGGCCGCTCATTCGGACGGCGGCGTCATGAGTTGTTCGGCGCTCAAGCGCCGCTACCGCGACCAACTCCGCCGGCACTGTCCCGGTGTCGAATTCATCCACCTGTCCGGCACCCAGGAGGTCATCGGGCGACGGCAGGCCAGCCGTCCCGGACACTTCATGCCTGCCACGCTGCTGGCGTCGCAGTTCGCGACCTTGGAGCCGCTGACCGACGACGAGCGCGGCCTCACGATCGACGTGGCCAAGGACATCGACTCGATCATCGAAACCTACGTGATGTCGACCGCTTCCCGCCCCATCGAACAGGAGAACCGATGA